The Camarhynchus parvulus unplaced genomic scaffold, STF_HiC, whole genome shotgun sequence genome segment ccaatcccctccccaggaccccccagctccccaggaccccccccgGACCCCAATTATCCCCCCGCCCCCCAAccaccccccagaccccaattccccccccatccctccccattccccccccagaccccaattccccccccatccctccccattccccccccagaccccaatttccccccagccccccactCACCGGTGCCCCccgcccgcagccgccgccgcgcgAGGATGAGGAGGGCGAGGCCGAAGGCGACGCTGGAGGCGGCCGCGGCCAgcggggggaggagggggcacagggggggcagggggacccCCAGGGccagggacccccccagggccccccccagcaacagcagccctgggacagcgGCCGTGAGGGGGCGACCCCGGGGGGACCCCGGagacccccgagacccccccagacccccaaacgGACCCCCCCAGTGAGGGCCGCGACCCCCGAGGGACCCCGGagacccccgagaccccccccAGACCCCGCGACTCCCGAGgggacccccgagcccccccgcccgcacccaaaccccccaaaggACCCGAACGGACCCtggacccccccaggacccccccgaGGGACCCTGAGCTCGAAGCCCCCCCCAGAGACTCCCCGAGGGGTCCCCAGCCCCCCCGAGCGCCCCCCACTCACAGCCGAGGTCCcggaggggtcctggggggtcaCCGGGGCTCTGGGGGGACAGCGGCGTCACCCTGAGACCCCCCATGGAaccccccggagcccccccaacagcccctgagcccccaaagccccccaaatccccccaaaccgccaattcccccaccccccaaataACCCCTCCCTCACCCCCGGGGGTCTCcagcccccaaagcccccccaaatccccccagatccccaaatttccccaaacctccccagatccccccagacccccccaaatcccccccagacccccacaTTGCCCCAGAACCCCCCTAAActccccccaaatgcccccaaccccccagccccccctcACCCCCGGGGGTCTCcagcccccaaagccccccaaatcccccccagatccccaaatttcccccaaacctccccagatcccccccagaccccccaaatccccccagacccccattGCCCCAgatcccccagacccccaaatccccccagacccccacattgccccagaaccccccaaactcccccaaatgcccccaaccccccagcccccctcaCCCTCGGGGGTCTCCAGCCCCCCATTCCGAGCGCCCCCACCCAGGCCAGCACCAGCGCGAGCGCGGGGGGGGTGGGCACGGCcagggcggggggaggggccccCAGCCCCCCGCCCTCCCCCACCGTGGCGCTCACGACCCCCACGAGCCCCAAAGGGAGGAGCAGCGACAGAGCCCCCGcgcctggggcaggggagagagaCCCCAGATCCAAATTGCGGACCCCAGATCCAAATTGcggaccccagacccaaattgcggaccccagacccaaaatgGAGACCGAGACCCAAAACGGGGACCCCAAcccccaggtgagaccccagacccaaaaaaGGGACCCGGGGACCCCGAGgtgagaccccagacccaaaaacAGGACAGGGATcactccccacccctccccaagggaccccagacccaaaaagAGACCCCGCCCCCCCAAAAGGGGACCCAGGGCTCAGGACGCCCCTCCCCaacccccctccccctccccaaaaagggccccggccgcgccccccccgccccccctcACCCCAGGGCCCCCCAAATTCCATCTCGGGGGGAGGGGGCGCCGCTCGGGGGGGCTCCATGGCCGGGGGGAGCCGGGGAAGTTTTTTGGGGGGACCTGGGCGCCCCGGGGGCGTGGCTTGGCAGGAACCACGCCCCTTCGGCGGGTGATGTCATCGCGCCGCACGGTGATTGGCTGCAAGGCCACGCCCCCGCTCTTAAAGAGACAGTGACCCAATTCTGCGGGTGTGTGACGCCACAAACTGCGTCATTGCACAGCGAGGCCGCGGCAGAAACCGAGTTTATTGAGGAAAAAACGGGGGTGGGGTCCCAAAAATCGGGGGGGGGGGTGTCCCACACATTATGGGGGGTCCGGGGGTCCCATGAGGGTCCCCAGGTTTCTCCTGAGCTCTTGGGGGTCTCCAGGTGTCCCTTGGGGTTTCCTGAGGGTCTCTGAGGGTCCCCAGGTGTCTTGGGGGGCTCTcccgggggtctctgggggtctctcTGGTCACTCCACGACCAGGTGGAAGCGCTCGGCCTCCTCGAACAGCGCGTTCATGGAGGCGGCCCAGGCCTCGAGCTCCGACAcctgggggggcacgggggcaATGGGGGTCAGGGGGCAATGGGGGGTCGGGGGGTcaggggggacaatgggggtCAGGGGGCAATGGGGGTCAGGGGGGTCAatgggggacaatggggggtcaggggggcaatgggggtcaggggggccaatgggggtgcagggagcagcaggggcgAGGGGAATGGGGGGTCAGTGGGAGAAAAGGGGGGGTCTGTGGGGGGCAGTGGGGATCAGAAGGGGTCAGAGGGGGCAGTAGGGGTccctggggggtccctgggggtcccgCGGGGGTCACTCACGTCAATGGGCgtcaccttcctcttcctcctgcgctcggggggggcggggccgatGCCAGGGAGGCCGAggggggggatctgggggggtGGCAGGGGGAGGGGCTCGGGGGAGGGGCACATTGAGGggaagggggctcagggggagcCCCCCGCGGGCTgagcccccccgcccccccctcCAGGCGGCTGTAGGAGCGACGGACacgggggaggggggaggggaggggggagggtgggggggaggggcaggggggggcagcacaggagggggagggggcacaggagggggaggggccgttctccttctggctctgcagctgtggaggAGGGGCGGGGGGAAGGGGGTCagtgtggggaggggtcccgggatCACCAGGACCCCCCCTCACCACCCCCTCGCCCCTCCCCCAACTCACCCGGGGGCTCCGTCGGGGTCGCTCAAAGTcctgtggggaggggaagggtcTGAGAGttgccccccagccccgagaCCCCCCCCAACCCCTGCCTGGGAccccccagggcccccccagccccaggacccccccgggaccctccTCCACCCCCTTGGTgacccccccggcccccccctCAACTCCTGGGGCTCCTCACGCTCTCtggacccccccgggaccctcccCCACCCCTTGGTGACCCCAccggcccccccggccccccacTCACGGGGCTGCGGTTCCGGGGGTTCCGGCCCCCCCGCGGTTCCGAGACCGCCGAGCGCAGGGAGCTGCCCCGAGTCCCTGGCAATTGAGGAGGGGGAGATGGGAGGGGGTGACGGGGGAGGGCgcgacccccgggaccccctcgAACCCCCTAGAAACCCCCCAGAGCCCACagacccccccgggacccccaggaccctcccaggacccccccagacccctcccaggacccccagaccccacagGACCCCCTCAGACCCCCCTCGGGACTCCCCCAGGACCCGCCAGGACACCCCAgaaccccctgggacccccccgggacccccccgagAACCCCTGGacaccccagacccccccaggaccccccctcACCCGTCGGGGTCGCCCCCGCCGAGCGCCGCCCGCCACCCGCTCCCGCCATGGCGGTTCGAAAGGCCGGAAGTGGCGTCATCGCCCCGCGCCGCGCGCCAAGGCAGGCACGGGGAGTGGCCATGTTGGGAGTGGCGCCGCGGCGGGGCCAGGCTGCACTtccggcgcggcggcggccggtGACGCCAACAGGGAGCGACGCACCCGGAAGCGCCAGCGGGGCAGCGCGTCGCCATAGGAACGTGTGAgtggggggcgggggggcgaaatttgggggggtctggggggctcctggagggtctgggggctccaggagggactgggggatcctggggagCGCTGGGCGCGGCTTTGCGGTGTCCCCTTGGTGTgcggggggctctggggagtcccggggggtcctgaggggtcTCGGGCAGCGGGAGAGGGCGAAGGGGATCCTGGGGGCTTCTCCTGGGGAGGGGTCTTGGGAGCTTCttctggggaggggtcctggatGTTCTCGTGGCCGAGGAGGGCCCCGGCCCCCCGGGACACTCCCCCCCGTCCAATTCCAGGctgcccccaggaccccctgagccccccaggaccccctgagccccccagttCCGGGCTGCCCCCCAGGCCGCCATGGGGCTGTGCAAGTGCCCCAAGCGCCGCGTCACCACGCTCTTCTGCTTCGAGCACCGCGTCAACGTCTGCGAGAGCTGCCTGGTCAGCGCCCACCccaaggtggggctggggggctctggggggtcctggggagctCCGGGGGGGCTCCTCAGCGCTGACCCCCGCGTCCCCGCAGTGCATCGTGCGCTCGTacctgcagtggctgcaggacaGCGACTACAGCCCGCAGTGCCCGCTGTGCCAGGCGCCGCTGGGGGAGCGCGACACCGTGCGCCTACTCTGCTACGGTGGGTGGGGActtggggggatctgggggggctttggggggagTGTGGGGGGCTCTGGCCGCCCGCAGTGCCCGCTGTGCCAGGCGCCGCTGGGGCACAGGGACGCCGTGCGCCTGCTCTGCTgcgctgggatttggggggtctggggggttttggggggctttggggggctcCAGGGAGGCTGGGAGTGACCTGGGGGCGTtccaggggctcctggggcCGCCCTGAGCCGCTCTTTGCCCCCCAGACGTGTTCCACTGGCCGTGCCTGTCGGGCTGGGCCCGGGCGCTGCCGCCCCGCACGGCGCCCGCCGGGCACCGCTGCCCCCAGTGCGGGGGGGCGCTCTTCCCCCCGCCCAACCTGCAGGGCCCCGTGGCCGAGGCGCTGCGCGCGCGGCTCCGGACGGCGGCctgggcccggcccggcctgggACTGCCCCTGGTGAGTGACCCGAGAGCCCCCGAGTGCCCTGAACCCCCCCGAGCCCCGACTGCCCAAATCCCCCCGATTTCCCCCCAGGTCGAGGACTCGGAGGCGCTGCCAGAGCCTGAGACGTGCCCGGAGCCAGACGGGGGCTGGCACGGTgaggggagaccccaaaaccccccccaggaacagcccctgggcccccaaaacacccccagggccccaaaaccaccccaggacTCCCAGAATCACCCCCATGGCCCCAGAAATatcccagggaccccaaaacatccccagggcgccccccaaaaccaccccagagacccccagaacacccccagggaccccaaaacacccccagggcagcccccaaaatcctccgTGCAGCCCCCAACCCAAATTCTGCCCCCGCAGCCCCTGTGacccccccggagccccccccgagcccccccagcccccacgCCGTGGTGCACATGGGGGCAGGGGAGACCCCGACGCTGCACGCGGGTGAGTCTGGGGCCTTGGGGGGGGGCTGGGTGagtctgggggctttgggggggggCTGGGTGAGTCTGGGGGCTTCGGGGGCTGCAGGGTTAGGGTTGCCCCCCCGCGCTGGAATTGGGGGGGCGGGGCCCCCCAGACCTGGGGGCGGGGCTTTAGGGTCGCtccgccccctccccaggctccGCCCCCCGCAAGCCCCTGGGGGGTCGCGAGCCCTGGAGCCCCCCCGACCAcgaggaggagaaaaaatatcgGAGGAGACCCCGGGCATGGCTGCCCCCAGGGTtcaggtgggtctgggggctgcagtggggggctgggggctgcaatggggggctgggggctgcccccCGGGCTGAGGTGGGGCTCGGGGCTtcctgggggggctggggtgggtctgggggctttcCGGCTGCGGTTTGGGGTTTccctgggggggctggggggccaGGGGTCCCTTTGTGGGGGTCAGTTGTGGAGGTCGGGGGGCACTTTGGGGGGGTCATGGGATCCTTCTGGGGGGCACTTTGGGGGGTCATTCAGGGTCCTCCTGGGGATGTCATGGGGTCCCTTTTGGGGGGTCCCTTTGGGCACCAGTTGGGGTTCCCTGTGCGGATCTCTGGGGTCCCTTTGGGGGGGATCTCTCGGGggtccctctgtgcccccccccCCACTCTGTGCCCCCCCGCAGGTGCCGCCCCCGCGCGCTCTcgcagcgccccctgctggcGCTGTGCCtgggcggggccgcggccttcgcgctgctcctgctcctattggccag includes the following:
- the ZFPL1 gene encoding zinc finger protein-like 1 isoform X1; its protein translation is MGLCKCPKRRVTTLFCFEHRVNVCESCLVSAHPKCIVRSYLQWLQDSDYSPQCPLCQAPLGERDTVRLLCYDVFHWPCLSGWARALPPRTAPAGHRCPQCGGALFPPPNLQGPVAEALRARLRTAAWARPGLGLPLVEDSEALPEPETCPEPDGGWHAPVTPPEPPPSPPSPHAVVHMGAGETPTLHAGSAPRKPLGGREPWSPPDHEEEKKYRRRPRAWLPPGFRCRPRALSQRPLLALCLGGAAAFALLLLLLASLARGVADADPALEPLNNPHVRVGH
- the LOC115916195 gene encoding CASP-like protein 4A1, encoding RHFRPFEPPWRERVAGGARRGRPRRGLGAAPCARRSRNRGGAGTPGTAAPTLSDPDGAPGCRARRRTAPPPPVPPPPPVLPPPAPPPHPPPSPPPSPVSVAPTAA
- the ZFPL1 gene encoding zinc finger protein-like 1 isoform X2, coding for MGLCKCPKRRVTTLFCFEHRVNVCESCLVSAHPKWLQDSDYSPQCPLCQAPLGERDTVRLLCYDVFHWPCLSGWARALPPRTAPAGHRCPQCGGALFPPPNLQGPVAEALRARLRTAAWARPGLGLPLVEDSEALPEPETCPEPDGGWHAPVTPPEPPPSPPSPHAVVHMGAGETPTLHAGSAPRKPLGGREPWSPPDHEEEKKYRRRPRAWLPPGFRCRPRALSQRPLLALCLGGAAAFALLLLLLASLARGVADADPALEPLNNPHVRVGH